The region TAATCATCCGTCTGGGAATTTAAAACCAAGTGTAGCAGATAAGCAAATTACTCAAAAATTAAAAATAGCAGCCTCAAGTTTAGACATAAAAGTGTTAGACCATGTTATCGTAACCGAGCATTCTTATTTTAGTTTTGCAGATGAAAACGAGATGTAGTATGCTTTAACACGACTTATCTGTATTCTTTACTGTAAAATCATTACTTTTATTACTTTAAAAACAATGTGTGCTTTTAGTATATACTCATAAAATAACTCCACGTATAAAATTTACGTTTAAACATCTCTGTACCAGAATTCTTGGTATTCCAGTGTCGTTTACAACTAAAATAGAAACATTTATTGCTCATGATAGCTTTAAAATGTCTTATACTAAACAGCCTTTAGGAAAAGAAATTTTTATAAGAAGCCACGATTTGTTGTTTGAGCAAGGATTATCAGATCCAGATTTAAATATTACAAATTGGGGTGATACTAAATGTTTCTTTTTTAATGGTGATAAAAGTGCTTTGCCTTACGATATTTTCGCTGCATCTTTTTATCTATTAAGTAGGTATGAAGAGTATTTACCACACGTTAAAGATGAATTTGGACGGTATGTTGCAAAAGAAAGTTTGGCCTACAAATACAAATTTTTAAATCAGCCAGTTGTAGATATTTGGGCATATAAATTTAAGGCTGTGTTGGAGCAGCATTATCCAGATCATGAGTTTAAAACACGTAAATACAGTATAAAGCCAGTTATAGATGTGCCATCTCCTTACGATTTTAGATTAAAAGGGTTAATGCGTACGTTTGGAGGGACACTAAAAGATCTTTTTGCATTTCGTTTTAAGCGCTTGTATTACAGGTATGTTGTATTGTTTAATCTTAAGCGCGATCCTTACGATACTTTTAAATATATTTTAAATAAGCAAAAGCAATCTAAAGATCGATTTCATTTTTTCTTTTTAATAGGAGACTATTCAACTTACGATAAAGGTATAAGTGTACATCGGAAAGATTTTGTGTCTCTTATAAAATCTGTAGCAGATTACTGTGTTGTAGGCTTAAAAGTTTCCTTTTTTGCTATAGAAAATAAAAATGTACTTAACGAAGAACATAAGCGTATGGAAAGTATAATTAATACTTCCCTATTAGAAAGTCGTAATTCATTTTCTAAATTAAATTTACCCGATTTATATCGCAATTTAGTCGAGTTGGAAGTACAAGAAGATTATACCATGGGGTATGTAAACGAATTAGGATTTAGAGCAGGAACTTGTACCCCTTTTTTCTTTTACGATTTAGATTACGAAGTGCAAACCCCACTGCGCATAAATTCTTATCATGTAATAGACTCGGCATTGTTAAAATATTCGTCTTTATTAGATAAAAAAGAAAAGCTTCAACACATTATTAATCAAGTAAAGCAAGTAAATGGGGAGTTTGTTCCTGTTTTTCATAATTACACTTTTAGCGGGCATGGCCGTTGGAAAGATTTTAAAGAATTATTCAATATTATTTTAGACTCTACAGATCATGATAAATAATATAAAAGATGTGTTTTTTGATTTAGATCATACCCTTTGGGATTTTGAAAAAAACTCTTCCTTAACGTTTAAAAAAATATTTGAAGTCAATCAATTAGATATAGATTTAGAGGTGTTCTTAGAAACTTATGTGCCTGTGAATTTGAATTATTGGAGTAAGTTTAGAAATGGTGAAGTAGATAAAGATGCTTTGCGATTTGGTAGACTTAATGATACTTTTGAAGCTTTAAAACGTCCTGTTAAATCCGATTTGGTTTATAAATTGTCTGATGATTATATCGCGTATTTATCTTCATTTAATCATTTGTTTGAAGATACTATTACAGTACTAAATTACTTACAAACCAAGTATGATTTACATATTATTACTAACGGCTTTCAAGACGTACAACATTCTAAATTAATAAGCTCTAATATTAATCATTACTTTAAAACAGTAACTAATTCTGAACAAGCCGGTGTAAAAAAACCGCATCCTAATATTTTTAATTTTGCTTTAAATCAAGCAAATGCAGAAGTAGAAACAAGTATTATGATAGGTGATAATCTCGAAGCAGATATTCTTGGGGCTAAAAATGTTGGTCTTAAAGCAATTTATTTTAATCAAATACCGTTAACAAGTCATCCAAATATTACACAAATAAGTAAATTAATAGAATTAAAAACCTATTTGTAAAACTTAATTACCTTTACAAAAATTATTAAACTCATGAAAAAATTATTCTTACTGATGTTTGTAAGTGTTTGTTTTAGTACTATGGCACAAACAAATTTAAATGCTTATAAATATGTGATAGTTCCTGAAACTTTCGACTTTTTAAAGAAACCAAATCTTTACCAAATGAATGCTCTTACCCAGTTTTTGTTAGAAAAAGAAGGGTTTATTGCTATTATGGAAAATGCTACTATGCCAGAAGATTTAAACGCTAATGGGTGTTTAGCCTTACGTGTAAATGTACTTAACGAATCGGGTATGTTCACCACTAAGTTAAAAGTAGTATTAAAAGATTGTAAAGGGTCTGTTGTTTTTGAAAGTGATTTGGGAACAACCAAAGAAAAAGAATATAAAAAAGCATATCAATTGGCTTTACGTGACGCATTTAAATCTTTTGAAGATATAAATTATGAATATAAACCAGCAGCAGTAGCTAACGTTGTAGCACCTGTTACAGCTACAGCAGAAACAGCAGCTGTAACATCAAATACGGTAACTTCAGAAGCTGTTAAGCCAGTATCCGATGTATTATATGCGCAAGCTATAACTAATGGTTACCAATTAGTAGATAGTACACCTAAAGTGGTTTATATATTAAAGGAAACAAATATTAAAGATGTATTCTTAGTACAAGGAAAACAAGCTACCGTACGTAAATTAGGAGATCAATGGGTCTTAGAATTTTACGAAGGTGAAACCTTAAAACAGTCCACACTTAATATTAAATTTTAATAACCATATTTAGTTTTCCAGCGTTGCTTTAAAAAGTTTCGGTCGGATTGCTCTCTAGCATTAGCACCAGGTTCATAGAGCTTGGTGTTTTTTATTTCTTCTGGTAAAAATTCTTGTTCTGCAAAATTATTGGCATAACTATGTGCGTATTTGTAATCTTCGCCGTATCCTAACTCTTTCATAAGTTTAGTAGGCGCATTTCTTATTCCTAAAGGGACAGATAAATCTCCAGTAGCTCTTACTAACTGTTGGGCTTTACCAATAGCTTCGTATGCAGAATTGCTTTTTGGCGAACAGGCAAGATAAGTGGTACACTGGCTTAAGGTTATTCTAGACTCCGGATAACCAATTGCAGACACCGCCTGAAATGT is a window of Formosa sediminum DNA encoding:
- a CDS encoding polysaccharide deacetylase family protein; the protein is MLLVYTHKITPRIKFTFKHLCTRILGIPVSFTTKIETFIAHDSFKMSYTKQPLGKEIFIRSHDLLFEQGLSDPDLNITNWGDTKCFFFNGDKSALPYDIFAASFYLLSRYEEYLPHVKDEFGRYVAKESLAYKYKFLNQPVVDIWAYKFKAVLEQHYPDHEFKTRKYSIKPVIDVPSPYDFRLKGLMRTFGGTLKDLFAFRFKRLYYRYVVLFNLKRDPYDTFKYILNKQKQSKDRFHFFFLIGDYSTYDKGISVHRKDFVSLIKSVADYCVVGLKVSFFAIENKNVLNEEHKRMESIINTSLLESRNSFSKLNLPDLYRNLVELEVQEDYTMGYVNELGFRAGTCTPFFFYDLDYEVQTPLRINSYHVIDSALLKYSSLLDKKEKLQHIINQVKQVNGEFVPVFHNYTFSGHGRWKDFKELFNIILDSTDHDK
- a CDS encoding YjjG family noncanonical pyrimidine nucleotidase, which codes for MINNIKDVFFDLDHTLWDFEKNSSLTFKKIFEVNQLDIDLEVFLETYVPVNLNYWSKFRNGEVDKDALRFGRLNDTFEALKRPVKSDLVYKLSDDYIAYLSSFNHLFEDTITVLNYLQTKYDLHIITNGFQDVQHSKLISSNINHYFKTVTNSEQAGVKKPHPNIFNFALNQANAEVETSIMIGDNLEADILGAKNVGLKAIYFNQIPLTSHPNITQISKLIELKTYL